A region of Pyxidicoccus parkwaysis DNA encodes the following proteins:
- the gspD gene encoding type II secretion system secretin GspD has protein sequence MKTLPSWMLCLCLALAVPAQAQRRPPPPGSSAPAASPGGDRTISPQAPSAGGNGEETNQGPRRTPTCEEARRNARYGIYFDKVEIEKLVQTVADATCRTFILPENVRGKISIIGPENGRVEVNADAFYSAFLAALDANGLSVYQHGRFLKIVDKRSAKQNPIPTIVDETEPYTTNEQMVTKLFRIKNVEVEPLRGVLQQLVSKDGDTIPYPPDTIIVNDVGSNIHRLERIIDQLDSRAASDELRIIQIQYATAQDVANTVQRLFESKNARGGQRPGGFQSNVNPGGPPQEVAVQAQGQEGAGGPVTLSQIIPDERTNKLIIVASPAAFDRIRELVAQLDIPTTSGGRINVYPLENANAEELASTLQSLAQGTANRPRSPTPQPPPGIPRAPGGGTQAAELFSGEVKISADKGTNSLVIVASAADYKNIVQIIQQLDTPRRQVFVEAVIMEVNLNRDAAFGVNLHSGFSLKTDDGAVPGLIGTNNTGNGLPPSLSLGSLAQFGGFLAGLQGPVIPALEKLGLDIPAFGVVLHAMQQSSDVNVLSTPHILTSDNEEAEITVGQNVPFQSGFNPSSLGSTVGGTGGGTTGGLGGILGGLGGLGSLYAPITRQNVELKLTVKPQINDSDYIRLVISEQTEEIASTDPVLGPTTSRRSAKTTVIAKDQETVVLGGIMQDRTLESVNKVPVLGDIPIIGHLFRETTRKKTKTNLLLFLTPYIIRGPEDFRIIFERKMKERQQFVEQFYGQVPGYDVAVDFSHKPGPLSRMNQSVLKEQQRAENGGPGANGERIIAPSSQAPAPANGRPAPGSSPAPAPGTPPAEPPVREVEPPPGGSEQPVPVTPTQPSETPAPEAPSPENLRVQPDTGEQTP, from the coding sequence TCGACAAGGTGGAGATCGAGAAGCTGGTCCAGACGGTGGCGGATGCCACCTGCCGCACCTTCATCCTCCCGGAGAACGTGCGCGGGAAGATTTCCATCATCGGCCCGGAGAATGGCCGCGTGGAGGTCAACGCGGACGCCTTCTACTCCGCCTTCCTCGCCGCGCTCGACGCCAACGGCCTGTCCGTCTACCAGCACGGCCGCTTCCTGAAGATTGTCGACAAGCGCTCGGCGAAGCAGAACCCCATCCCCACCATCGTCGACGAGACGGAGCCGTACACCACCAACGAGCAGATGGTGACCAAGCTCTTCCGCATCAAGAACGTGGAAGTGGAGCCCCTGCGCGGCGTGCTCCAGCAGCTCGTGTCCAAGGACGGCGACACCATCCCGTACCCGCCGGACACCATCATCGTCAACGACGTGGGCTCCAACATCCACCGCCTGGAGCGCATCATCGACCAGCTCGACAGCCGCGCCGCGAGCGACGAGCTGCGCATCATCCAGATTCAGTACGCCACCGCGCAGGACGTGGCCAACACCGTGCAGCGCCTCTTCGAGTCGAAGAACGCTCGCGGCGGCCAGCGCCCCGGCGGCTTCCAGTCCAACGTGAATCCCGGCGGCCCGCCGCAGGAAGTCGCCGTCCAGGCCCAGGGCCAGGAGGGCGCCGGTGGCCCGGTGACGCTGTCGCAAATCATCCCGGACGAGCGCACCAACAAGCTCATCATCGTCGCCAGCCCCGCCGCGTTCGACCGCATCCGGGAGCTGGTGGCCCAGCTCGACATCCCCACCACCAGCGGCGGCCGCATCAACGTCTACCCGCTGGAGAACGCCAACGCCGAGGAGCTGGCCAGCACGCTCCAGTCGCTCGCGCAGGGCACCGCCAACCGCCCGCGCTCGCCCACTCCCCAGCCGCCGCCGGGCATCCCCCGCGCGCCGGGTGGTGGCACGCAGGCCGCGGAGCTGTTCAGCGGCGAGGTGAAGATTTCGGCGGACAAGGGCACCAACTCGCTGGTCATCGTGGCCAGCGCGGCGGACTACAAGAACATCGTCCAAATCATCCAGCAGCTCGACACGCCGCGCCGCCAGGTCTTCGTCGAGGCGGTCATCATGGAGGTCAACCTCAACCGGGACGCCGCGTTCGGCGTCAACCTCCACAGCGGCTTCAGCCTGAAGACGGATGACGGCGCGGTGCCGGGCCTCATCGGCACCAACAACACGGGCAACGGCCTGCCCCCGTCGCTGTCCTTGGGCAGCCTCGCGCAGTTCGGCGGCTTCCTCGCCGGCCTCCAGGGCCCCGTCATCCCCGCGCTGGAGAAGCTCGGCCTGGACATCCCCGCCTTCGGCGTGGTGCTGCACGCCATGCAGCAGAGCTCGGACGTCAACGTGCTCTCCACGCCGCACATCCTCACCAGCGACAACGAGGAGGCGGAAATCACGGTGGGCCAGAACGTGCCCTTCCAGTCCGGCTTCAACCCCTCGTCGCTCGGCTCCACCGTGGGCGGCACCGGCGGCGGCACCACCGGCGGCCTGGGCGGCATCCTCGGCGGGCTCGGCGGCCTGGGCTCGCTGTACGCGCCCATTACCCGCCAGAACGTGGAGCTGAAGCTCACCGTCAAGCCGCAGATCAACGACAGCGACTACATCCGCCTCGTCATCAGCGAGCAGACGGAGGAGATTGCCTCCACGGACCCGGTGCTCGGCCCCACCACCTCGCGCCGCAGCGCGAAGACGACGGTGATTGCCAAGGACCAGGAGACGGTGGTGCTGGGCGGCATCATGCAGGACCGCACCCTGGAGTCCGTCAACAAGGTGCCGGTGCTGGGTGACATCCCCATCATCGGCCACCTGTTCCGCGAGACGACGCGCAAGAAGACGAAGACGAACCTGCTGCTCTTCCTGACGCCCTACATCATCCGGGGCCCCGAGGACTTCCGCATCATCTTCGAGCGCAAGATGAAGGAGCGGCAGCAGTTCGTGGAGCAGTTCTACGGCCAGGTGCCCGGCTACGACGTGGCGGTGGACTTCAGCCACAAGCCCGGCCCGCTGTCGCGCATGAACCAGTCCGTCCTCAAGGAGCAGCAGCGCGCGGAGAACGGCGGCCCCGGCGCCAACGGTGAGCGCATCATCGCCCCCTCCAGCCAGGCCCCCGCCCCGGCGAACGGGCGCCCGGCCCCCGGCTCCTCGCCGGCCCCCGCCCCGGGGACGCCTCCGGCTGAACCGCCGGTGCGGGAAGTCGAGCCGCCTCCGGGTGGTTCCGAACAACCAGTGCCCGTCACACCGACGCAGCCCTCCGAGACGCCCGCTCCCGAGGCGCCTTCCCCGGAGAACCTGCGCGTGCAGCCGGACACGGGGGAACAGACTCCATGA